From the Ciconia boyciana chromosome 24, ASM3463844v1, whole genome shotgun sequence genome, one window contains:
- the SGTA gene encoding small glutamine-rich tetratricopeptide repeat-containing protein alpha, with amino-acid sequence MADQKRLAYSIIQFLHDQLQNGGLSPDAQESLEVAIQCLETAFGVSMEDQGLAVSQTLPEIFEAAAGKEPEHIRTNSEPITPSEDDIAEAERLKTEGNEQMKAENFEAAVSFYGKAIELNPSNAVYFCNRAAAYSKLGNYAGAVRDCERAIGIDPNYSKAYGRMGLALSSLNKHTEAVVYYKKALELDPDNDTYKSNLKIAEQKMKETPSPTGGPGGFDLAGLLNNPGFMSMASNLMNNPQVQQLMSGMISGGHNTMGAAGTSPSTNDLASLIQAGQQFAQQMQQQNPELIEQLRSQIRSRTPSASNEDQQE; translated from the exons ATGGCAGACCAGAAGCGCCTTGCCTATTCCATCATCCAGTTTCTACACGACCAGCTACAGAATGGGGGTCTGTCTCCAGATGCTCAGGAGAGTTTGGAAG TGGCCATCCAGTGCCTGGAGACAGCATTTGGGGTCTCAATGGAAGACCAAGGCCTAGCTGTGTCCCAGACTcttcctgaaatatttgaagctgctgcaggaaag GAGCCTGAACACATCAGAACAAATTCGGAGCCCATCACCCCCTCTGAAGATGACATAGCTGAAGCTGAAAGACTCAAGACTGAAG GAAATGAAcaaatgaaggcagaaaacTTCGAAGCTGCTGTGTCTTTCTATGGAAAAGCAATTGAATTAAATCCTTCCAATGCTGTATATTTTTGCAACAG agctgctgcataCAGTAAACTAGGAAATTATGCCGGAGCAGTGAGAGACTGCGAAAGAGCTATAGGCATTGATCCAAACTACAGCAAAGCTTATGGCAGAATGGG CTTGGCCCTCTCCAGtttaaataaacacacagaAGCTGTTGTTTACTACAAAAAAGCCCTGGAGCTGGATCCAGACAATGATACATACAAGTCAAACCTTAAAATagctgaacagaaaatgaaggagacTCCTAGTCCA ACTGGAGGTCCAGGAGGATTTGATTTAGCTGGCTTGCTGAACAACCCTGGCTTCATGAGTATG GCATCTAACCTAATGAACAATCCACAAGTACAACAGCT CATGTCCGGGATGATTTCTGGTGGCCACAACACcatgggagcagcaggcaccagCCCCTCCACGAATGATCTCGCCAGCCTCATACAAGC GGGCCAGCAGTTCGCTCAGCAGATGCAGCAGCAGAATCCTGAATTAATAGAGCAGCTACGAAGCCAGATTAGGAGTCGAACTCCAAGTGCCAGTAACGAAGATCAGCAGGAATGA
- the SLC39A3 gene encoding zinc transporter ZIP3 encodes MKIVVTKVLCLLGICVLMLAGSLLPVKIIEADYEKAHRSKKVLALCNSFGGGVFLATCFNTLLPAVREKLNEVLRQGNVTTDYPVAETIMMVGFFVTVFVEQLILTFQKEKPSFIDLETFNAGSDVGSDSEYESPFIASSRGRTLYSEHGHHSHSHGLNIQELSRSSPLRLIGLVFALCTHSIFEGLALGLQEEGGKVMSLFVGVAIHETLVAVALGISMAKTSLPLKDAVKMAVTVSLMIPLGISIGMGIESTQNAASNITSLLLQGIAGGTFLFITFFEILAKELEDKNDRLLKVLFLVLGYTALAGLVFFKW; translated from the exons ATGAAGATCGTGGTCACCAAAGTGCTGTGTCTGCTGGGCATCTGTGTCCTCATGCTGGCTGGGTCCCTTCTCCCTGTCAAGATAATTGAGGCCGATTACGAGAAAGCTCATCGCTCCAAGAAGGTTCTTGCCCTCTGCAATTCTTTTGGAGGAGGGGTCTTCCTGGCCACCTGCTTCAATACCTTGCTGCCTGCCGTGAGAGAAAAG CTCAATGAAGTTCTCAGGCAGGGGAACGTGACCACGGACTACCCGGTGGCTGAGACCATCATGATGGTTGGCTTCTTTGTGACGGTCTTTGTGGAACAGCTCATCTTGACCTTCCAGAAGGAAAAGCCCTCCTTCATTGACTTAGAGACCTTTAACGCCGGTTCAGATGTCGGGAGCGACTCTGAATACGAGAGTCCCTTCATCGCATCTTCCCGAGGGCGCACGTTGTACAGTGAACACGGTCACCACTCCCACAGCCACGGCCTGAATATCCAGGAGCTCTCCCGCTCCAGCCCCTTACGGCTCATCGGGCTGGTGTTTGCTTTGTGTACGCACTCCATCTTCGAAGGACTGGCCCTGGGCTTGCAGGAGGAGGGCGGCAAAGTCATGAGCTTGTTCGTCGGAGTTGCCATTCACGAGACGCTGGTCGCGGTGGCATTGGGCATCAGCATGGCCAAGACCTCGTTGCCGCTGAAGGATGCTGTGAAGATGGCTGTGACGGTGAGCCTGATGATTCCTCTGGGCATTAGCATTGGGATGGGGATTGAGAGCACCCAAAATGCAGCCAGCAACATtacttccctgctcctgcaagGCATCGCGGGGGGCACTTTCTTGTTCATCACCTTCTTTGAGATCCTTGCGAAGGAACTGGAAGACAAGAACGACCGTCTCTTGAAGGTTCTCTTCCTGGTGCTGGGCTACACGGCTCTGGCTGGGCTGGTCTTCTTCAAGTGGTGA
- the DIRAS1 gene encoding GTP-binding protein Di-Ras1: MPEQSNDYRVVVFGAGGVGKSSLVLRFVKGTFRDTYIPTIEDTYRQVISCDKSVCTLQITDTTGSHQFPAMQRLSISKGHAFILVFSVTSKQSLEELKPIYQQIVQIKGSVESIPIMLVGNKCDETQREVESREGEAVAKEWKCAFMETSAKMNYNVKELFQELLNLEKRRNVSLTIDGKRSSKQKRTDKIKGKCSIM; encoded by the coding sequence ATGCCGGAGCAGAGCAACGACTACCGGGTGGTGGTGTTCGGTGCCGGTGGCGTGGGCAAGAGCTCACTGGTGCTGCGCTTTGTGAAGGGGACCTTCCGGGACACCTACATCCCCACCATCGAGGACACCTACCGCCAGGTCATCAGCTGCGACAAGAGCGTCTGCACCCTGCAGATCACCGACACCACGGGCAGCCACCAGTTCCCGGCCATGCAGCGTCTCTCCATCTCCAAGGGCCATGCCTTCATCCTGGTCTTCTCCGTCACCAGCAAGCAGTCCCTGGAGGAGCTGAAGCCCATCTACCAGCAGATCGTGCAGATCAAGGGCAGCGTGGAGAGCATCCCCATCATGCTGGTGGGCAACAAGTGCGACGAGACCCAGCGGGAggtggagagcagggagggggaggccGTGGCCAAGGAGTGGAAATGCGCCTTCATGGAGACCTCGGCCAAGATGAACTACAACGTCAAGGAGctcttccaggagctgctgaacctggagaagaggaggaacgTGAGCCTCACCATCGACGGGAAGCGCTCCAGCAAGCAGAAGAGGACAGACAAAATCAAGGGGAAGTGCAGCATCATGTAG